Proteins encoded within one genomic window of Amycolatopsis sp. 2-15:
- the hpt gene encoding hypoxanthine phosphoribosyltransferase, which yields MYEGEIASVLITEQQIKDKIAELAAKIAADYPENGQGDLLLVGVLKGAVMFMTDFARALPVPTQLEFMAVSSYGSSTSSSGVVRILKDLDRDIAGRDVLIVEDIVDSGLTLSWLLKNLASRNPASLEVVSLLRKPEAVKVDVPVKYIGFDIPNEFVVGYGLDYAERYRDLPYIGTLDSHVYTS from the coding sequence GTGTACGAGGGCGAGATCGCCTCCGTGCTCATCACCGAGCAGCAGATCAAGGACAAGATCGCGGAGCTGGCGGCCAAGATCGCCGCGGACTACCCCGAAAACGGCCAGGGTGACCTCCTCCTGGTGGGCGTGCTGAAGGGTGCCGTGATGTTCATGACCGACTTCGCCCGCGCTCTGCCGGTGCCGACGCAGCTGGAGTTCATGGCCGTGTCGTCGTACGGCTCCTCGACCTCGTCGTCGGGTGTGGTGCGCATCCTCAAGGACCTCGACCGCGACATCGCGGGCCGCGACGTGCTGATCGTCGAGGACATCGTCGACTCCGGCCTCACGCTGTCGTGGCTGCTGAAGAACCTCGCGAGCCGCAACCCCGCGTCGCTCGAGGTCGTCTCGCTGTTGCGCAAGCCGGAGGCCGTGAAGGTCGACGTGCCGGTGAAGTACATCGGCTTCGACATCCCCAACGAGTTCGTGGTCGGATACGGCCTCGACTACGCCGAGCGCTACCGCGACCTGCCCTACATCGGCACACTGGATTCGCACGTCTACACGTCCTGA
- a CDS encoding ESX secretion-associated protein EspG, translating into MPNAELLTPLEVDFLWESAALGELPYPLRIRSHGATVDERDALRARTLGGLVQRGLADGRGRPAPHVEEYFGILAAPDTSLDTVQLLDPSAEPLLAVAGIVGEQGLLAVQDQRGLHLQPCPADGLATAIVSLLPGAPRGTEKSITVPLEQLVGSSGVDFMQRRGNQVDASGRASVDEDRKALARLHAQPRLRGGQIGANARNRLGGRSRSPVLSWFDTETGRYFTQATRGRDGRDWITIAPADAATLRHRLGEMMAGAAGQESAAAF; encoded by the coding sequence ATGCCGAACGCGGAGCTGCTCACCCCGCTCGAGGTGGACTTCCTGTGGGAGTCGGCCGCGCTGGGTGAGCTGCCCTATCCGCTGCGGATCCGTTCGCACGGCGCCACCGTCGACGAGCGCGATGCACTGCGCGCCCGCACGCTCGGCGGCCTCGTCCAGCGGGGTCTCGCCGACGGCCGCGGCCGGCCCGCGCCACACGTCGAGGAGTACTTCGGCATCCTCGCCGCGCCCGACACGAGCCTCGACACGGTGCAGCTGCTCGACCCCAGCGCCGAACCGCTGCTGGCCGTCGCCGGCATTGTCGGCGAGCAGGGCCTGCTGGCCGTGCAGGACCAGCGCGGCCTGCACCTGCAGCCGTGCCCGGCCGACGGCTTGGCCACCGCCATCGTCTCGCTCCTGCCGGGCGCGCCGCGCGGCACGGAGAAGTCGATCACGGTGCCGCTGGAGCAGCTCGTGGGCAGCTCCGGCGTCGACTTCATGCAGCGGCGCGGCAACCAGGTCGACGCCTCGGGCCGCGCGAGCGTGGACGAGGACCGCAAGGCACTGGCCCGCCTGCACGCCCAGCCCCGGCTGCGCGGCGGGCAGATCGGCGCCAACGCGCGCAACCGCCTCGGCGGGCGCAGCCGGTCGCCGGTGCTCAGCTGGTTCGACACCGAGACCGGCCGCTACTTCACGCAGGCCACCCGAGGTCGCGACGGCCGCGACTGGATCACCATCGCGCCGGCCGACGCCGCGACCCTGCGACACCGCCTCGGCGAGATGATGGCCGGCGCGGCGGGGCAGGAAAGCGCGGCGGCGTTCTGA
- a CDS encoding ESX secretion-associated protein EspG yields the protein MHQEFFSPLAFDFLWESAGLGELPYPLRVRSHGATEDERVSLRHRVDIELKARGVRDARGRLEPPVDEWLNLLARAPISLDALHIPDFQAHPVALLAAGDGRAAGVVAIQDADGIWLRETPADGLVSTIIELLPGGRRGSEASVTLPLDEALHTRPIRVPVAAGGLGGAEEKGRRAKRQSLSERATVDPRETYALISGQPRLRGGQLAANSRTQLGARQRSRVLGWFDTATGRYLSLSRAGSDGREWVTVAPADPMTLRTRLGEMVASVAADTR from the coding sequence ATGCACCAAGAGTTCTTCTCGCCGTTGGCGTTCGACTTCCTCTGGGAGTCCGCGGGGCTCGGCGAGCTGCCCTACCCGCTGCGCGTGCGCTCGCACGGCGCCACGGAAGACGAGCGCGTATCGCTGCGGCACCGGGTCGACATCGAGCTCAAGGCGCGGGGCGTCCGCGACGCACGCGGCCGCCTCGAACCGCCCGTGGACGAGTGGCTGAACCTGCTCGCCCGCGCGCCGATCTCGCTCGACGCGCTGCACATCCCCGACTTCCAGGCCCACCCCGTCGCACTGCTCGCGGCGGGCGACGGGCGAGCCGCCGGCGTGGTGGCCATCCAGGACGCCGACGGCATCTGGCTGCGGGAGACCCCGGCCGACGGTCTGGTCTCGACGATCATCGAGCTGTTGCCCGGCGGCCGCCGCGGCAGCGAGGCGTCCGTCACACTCCCGTTGGACGAGGCGTTGCACACACGCCCGATCCGCGTGCCCGTCGCGGCCGGTGGCCTCGGCGGGGCCGAAGAGAAAGGGAGGCGGGCCAAGCGCCAGTCGCTGAGCGAGCGCGCGACAGTCGACCCGCGCGAGACGTACGCGCTCATCTCCGGCCAGCCGCGGCTGCGCGGTGGTCAGCTGGCCGCGAACAGCCGTACCCAGCTCGGGGCCCGGCAGCGGTCCCGCGTGCTGGGCTGGTTCGACACCGCCACGGGCCGTTACCTCAGCCTGTCGCGGGCGGGATCCGACGGCCGCGAATGGGTGACGGTGGCGCCCGCGGACCCGATGACGCTGCGGACGCGGCTCGGTGAGATGGTGGCTTCAGTGGCCGCCGACACACGCTAG
- the ftsH gene encoding ATP-dependent zinc metalloprotease FtsH — MNRKSVLRNPLLWIVAGLLALFAYNTIFDSDRGYTQAPISVANQQIEAGHVKEASIEDKEQQVKLSLTQKIDVNGTQTDQIVAQYPANAAVNIYNDLSSAKVNGQQPVKFDTKVTQQSILTQILIFAIPLALVLGLLMWMMNNAQGGGNRVLNFGKSKAKQLNKDMPKTTFGDVAGADEAVEELYEIKDFLQNPARYQALGAKIPKGVLLYGPPGTGKTLLARAVAGEAGVPFYTISGSDFVEMFVGVGASRVRDLFEQAKQNAPCIIFVDEIDAVGRQRGAGLGGGHDEREQTLNQLLVEMDGFDARGGIILIAATNRPDILDPALLRPGRFDRQIPVSAPDLRGRKAILDVHSKGKPIAQGVDLTGLAKRTVGMSGADLANVLNEAALLTARKNGHVIGEVELEESVDRVVGGPARKSRIISEKEKKITAYHEGGHALAAWAMPDIEPVYKLTILPRGRTGGHALLVPEDDKQLMTRSEMIGRLVFAMGGRTAEELVFHEPTTGASSDIEQATKIARSMVTEYGMSARLGAVKYGQEQGDPFLGRSAGRQADYSLEVAHEIDEEVRKLIETAHTEAWHVLNTYRDVLDNLVLELLEKETLQRKDLERIFATVEKRPHITVFNEFGERTPSDKPPIKTPGELAMERGEPWPPPEKEKPVLQPAPTPVGTAAGAGDLPGGPPYQAPTPPDPNANPYAPPPNGGRPNGGPNGTGRWPQSYGGEQPGGPAGGYHPGGPSGAQSGPPNYGAPPGWTPATSPGSQPWRPAEDRPREQGWFADGANGQQPDEGQQRRDVDGPDKH; from the coding sequence ATGAACCGGAAGAGCGTGCTCAGGAACCCACTGCTGTGGATCGTCGCAGGGTTGCTGGCGTTGTTCGCCTACAACACGATCTTCGACAGCGATCGTGGCTACACCCAGGCTCCGATCTCCGTGGCGAACCAGCAGATCGAAGCGGGTCACGTCAAGGAAGCCAGCATCGAGGACAAGGAACAGCAGGTCAAGCTGTCCTTGACCCAGAAGATCGACGTCAACGGCACCCAGACCGACCAGATCGTCGCGCAGTACCCGGCGAACGCGGCCGTGAACATCTACAACGACCTGTCTTCCGCGAAGGTCAACGGGCAGCAGCCGGTCAAGTTCGACACCAAGGTGACGCAGCAGAGCATCCTGACGCAGATCCTCATCTTCGCCATCCCGCTGGCCCTCGTCCTGGGCCTGCTCATGTGGATGATGAACAACGCGCAGGGCGGCGGCAACCGCGTCCTCAACTTCGGCAAGTCCAAGGCCAAGCAGCTGAACAAGGACATGCCGAAGACGACGTTCGGTGACGTGGCGGGCGCGGACGAAGCCGTCGAAGAGCTGTACGAGATCAAGGACTTCCTGCAGAACCCGGCGCGCTACCAGGCACTCGGAGCGAAGATCCCGAAGGGCGTGCTGCTCTACGGGCCGCCCGGTACCGGTAAGACGCTGCTCGCGCGCGCCGTCGCCGGTGAAGCGGGCGTGCCGTTCTACACGATCTCCGGTTCCGACTTCGTCGAGATGTTCGTCGGTGTGGGCGCGTCCCGCGTCCGCGACCTGTTCGAGCAGGCCAAGCAGAACGCGCCGTGCATCATCTTCGTCGACGAGATCGACGCGGTGGGCCGCCAGCGCGGTGCCGGCCTCGGTGGCGGGCACGACGAGCGCGAGCAGACGCTGAACCAGCTCCTCGTGGAGATGGACGGCTTCGACGCCCGCGGCGGCATCATCCTGATCGCGGCCACCAACCGGCCCGACATCCTCGACCCGGCGCTGCTGCGCCCGGGCCGGTTCGACCGCCAGATTCCCGTGTCGGCGCCGGACCTGCGGGGCCGCAAGGCGATCCTCGACGTGCACTCAAAGGGCAAGCCGATCGCGCAGGGCGTGGACCTCACGGGCCTGGCCAAGCGCACCGTCGGCATGTCGGGTGCGGACCTGGCCAACGTGCTCAACGAGGCCGCGCTGCTCACCGCCCGCAAGAACGGGCACGTGATCGGTGAGGTCGAGCTCGAGGAGTCCGTCGACCGCGTCGTCGGCGGTCCCGCCCGCAAGAGCCGGATCATCTCCGAGAAGGAGAAGAAGATCACGGCCTACCACGAGGGCGGGCACGCGCTCGCCGCGTGGGCGATGCCGGACATCGAGCCCGTGTACAAGCTCACGATCCTCCCGCGCGGGCGCACCGGCGGCCACGCCCTGCTCGTGCCGGAGGACGACAAGCAGCTGATGACCCGGTCGGAGATGATCGGCCGCCTGGTGTTCGCGATGGGTGGCCGCACGGCGGAGGAGCTCGTGTTCCACGAGCCCACCACCGGTGCCTCCTCCGACATCGAGCAGGCCACGAAGATCGCCCGCTCCATGGTCACCGAATACGGCATGAGCGCGCGGCTCGGCGCCGTGAAGTACGGCCAGGAGCAGGGCGACCCGTTCCTGGGCCGCTCCGCGGGCCGGCAGGCCGACTACTCGCTCGAGGTGGCGCACGAGATCGACGAGGAGGTGCGCAAGCTCATCGAGACGGCGCACACCGAGGCGTGGCACGTGCTCAACACCTACCGCGACGTACTCGACAACCTGGTGCTGGAGCTGCTCGAGAAGGAGACGCTGCAGCGCAAGGACCTCGAGCGGATCTTCGCGACTGTCGAGAAGCGCCCGCACATCACCGTCTTCAACGAGTTCGGTGAGCGCACCCCGTCGGACAAGCCGCCCATCAAGACGCCGGGCGAGCTGGCGATGGAGCGCGGCGAGCCGTGGCCCCCGCCGGAGAAGGAGAAGCCGGTCCTGCAGCCGGCGCCGACGCCCGTCGGCACCGCCGCGGGCGCGGGTGACCTCCCCGGTGGCCCGCCCTACCAGGCTCCGACGCCGCCCGACCCGAACGCCAACCCGTACGCCCCGCCGCCCAACGGCGGCCGTCCGAACGGTGGGCCGAACGGCACCGGTCGCTGGCCCCAGTCGTATGGTGGTGAGCAGCCGGGCGGTCCGGCAGGTGGCTACCACCCGGGTGGCCCGAGCGGTGCGCAGAGCGGTCCGCCCAACTACGGGGCGCCTCCGGGATGGACCCCGGCGACGTCTCCGGGCAGCCAGCCGTGGCGCCCAGCCGAAGACCGTCCGCGTGAGCAGGGCTGGTTCGCCGACGGCGCGAACGGCCAGCAGCCGGACGAGGGGCAGCAGCGGCGTGACGTGGACGGACCAGACAAGCACTAG
- the folE gene encoding GTP cyclohydrolase I FolE: MTWTDQTSTSNDGLRPVPVFDQDRAERAVRELLLACGEDPDRDGLRDTPARVARAYREMFGGLYTDPDEVLAKTFDESHEELVLVTDIPMYSNCEHHLLPFHGVAHVGYIPNANGKVTGLSKLARLVDLYAKRPQVQERLTSQVADALNRKLEPRGVIVVMEAEHLCMSMRGIRKPGSLTVTSAVRGLMRTSATSRAEAIELIKGRRP, encoded by the coding sequence GTGACGTGGACGGACCAGACAAGCACTAGCAACGACGGCCTCCGCCCGGTCCCGGTCTTCGACCAGGACCGGGCGGAGCGCGCTGTCCGGGAACTCCTGCTGGCCTGCGGAGAGGACCCCGACCGCGACGGCCTGCGTGACACGCCGGCCCGCGTGGCCCGCGCGTACCGCGAGATGTTCGGCGGCCTGTACACCGACCCGGACGAAGTGCTCGCGAAGACGTTCGACGAATCGCACGAGGAGCTCGTGCTCGTCACGGACATCCCGATGTATTCGAACTGTGAACACCACCTCCTCCCGTTCCACGGCGTCGCCCACGTCGGGTACATCCCCAACGCCAACGGCAAGGTCACCGGGCTGTCCAAGCTCGCCCGGCTCGTCGATCTCTACGCGAAGCGGCCGCAGGTCCAGGAACGCCTGACGTCGCAGGTCGCCGACGCGCTGAACCGCAAGCTGGAGCCACGCGGCGTGATCGTGGTGATGGAGGCCGAGCACCTCTGCATGTCGATGCGCGGAATCCGCAAGCCGGGTTCGCTGACGGTCACGTCGGCGGTGCGGGGGCTGATGCGGACCTCGGCGACGTCGCGTGCGGAGGCGATCGAGCTGATCAAGGGGCGGCGTCCGTGA
- the folP gene encoding dihydropteroate synthase: MGVLNVTPDSFSDGGRYLDLDQALEHARDMWARGADLIDVGGESTRPGALRVDAETEAARVLPVIRQLASEGVALSVDTTRASVAEAAVGAGARVINDVSGGLADANMGRVAAECRVPWVLMHWRGHSKDMTKLATYTDVVAEVRSELQSRVDDALAAGVDESAIVLDPGLGFAKHAEHDWALLHGLDSVLSLGFPVLVGASRKRFLGRLLAEKDGEPRPPDGRENATAAISALAAAAGAWGVRVHEVGASLDAVAVAAAWRKGRADG; the protein is encoded by the coding sequence ATGGGCGTGCTGAACGTGACGCCGGATTCGTTCTCCGACGGCGGCCGCTACCTCGACCTCGACCAGGCGCTGGAGCACGCGCGCGACATGTGGGCGCGCGGTGCGGACCTCATCGACGTCGGTGGCGAGTCGACGCGGCCGGGCGCGTTGCGCGTGGACGCGGAGACCGAGGCGGCGCGGGTGCTGCCGGTGATCCGGCAGCTGGCGTCCGAAGGTGTCGCGCTGTCCGTGGACACGACGCGGGCTTCCGTCGCGGAGGCGGCCGTCGGGGCGGGGGCGCGGGTGATCAACGACGTGTCCGGCGGGCTGGCCGACGCGAACATGGGGCGCGTCGCCGCGGAGTGCCGCGTGCCGTGGGTGCTGATGCACTGGCGGGGGCACAGCAAGGACATGACCAAGCTCGCGACGTACACCGACGTCGTGGCCGAGGTGCGCAGCGAGCTTCAGTCCAGAGTGGACGACGCGCTCGCCGCCGGTGTGGACGAAAGCGCGATCGTGCTCGACCCCGGGCTCGGGTTCGCGAAGCACGCCGAGCACGACTGGGCGCTGCTGCACGGCCTGGATTCGGTGCTGTCGCTGGGTTTCCCGGTGCTCGTGGGGGCTTCGCGCAAACGGTTCCTCGGGCGGCTGCTGGCCGAAAAGGACGGTGAGCCGCGGCCGCCGGACGGGCGCGAGAACGCTACCGCGGCGATTTCCGCCCTGGCCGCCGCGGCCGGGGCGTGGGGAGTGCGCGTGCACGAGGTGGGCGCGTCGCTCGACGCGGTCGCCGTGGCGGCCGCGTGGCGGAAGGGGCGGGCCGATGGCTGA
- the folB gene encoding dihydroneopterin aldolase — translation MADRITLTGLRVFGRHGVFEHEKRDGQEFVVDVTAWLDLGPAAASDDLTKTLHYGELAELAAGIVAGEPYDLIESVAGKIADEVMRDDRLSAVEVTVHKPSAPIALTFDDVAVTVRRER, via the coding sequence ATGGCTGATCGCATCACGTTGACGGGGCTGCGGGTGTTCGGCCGCCACGGCGTGTTCGAGCACGAGAAGCGCGACGGGCAGGAGTTCGTCGTCGACGTCACCGCGTGGCTGGACCTCGGCCCGGCCGCCGCGTCCGACGACCTGACCAAGACGCTGCACTACGGCGAGCTCGCCGAGCTGGCCGCCGGGATCGTGGCGGGTGAGCCGTACGACCTCATCGAGAGCGTCGCGGGCAAGATCGCCGACGAGGTCATGCGTGACGACCGGCTGAGCGCCGTCGAGGTCACCGTGCACAAGCCGTCGGCCCCGATCGCGCTGACGTTCGACGACGTCGCGGTCACCGTCCGGCGCGAGCGGTGA
- the folK gene encoding 2-amino-4-hydroxy-6-hydroxymethyldihydropteridine diphosphokinase, whose translation MSRAVLSLGSNLGDRLAYLRIALDIVGPALVAVSSVYETKPWGVEDQPDFLNAVCLVDDPARDHWAWLATAQAAEKAAGRVRELRWGPRTLDVDVVTVDAVVSDDPRLLLPHPGTPDRASVLIPWLEIEPDAVLLGRGPVADLLRARPEDDKAGVVLRPDLRLR comes from the coding sequence GTGAGCCGCGCCGTCCTCTCGCTCGGCTCCAACCTCGGCGACCGGCTGGCGTACCTGCGCATCGCGCTGGACATCGTCGGGCCGGCGCTGGTGGCCGTGTCGAGCGTGTACGAGACGAAGCCGTGGGGCGTCGAGGACCAGCCGGACTTCCTCAACGCCGTGTGCCTCGTCGACGACCCCGCGCGCGACCACTGGGCGTGGCTCGCCACGGCCCAGGCCGCGGAAAAGGCGGCCGGCCGCGTCCGCGAACTGCGCTGGGGCCCGCGGACCCTCGACGTGGACGTGGTGACCGTCGACGCCGTGGTTTCCGACGATCCCCGGCTGCTCCTGCCGCATCCGGGTACGCCGGACCGAGCCAGCGTGCTGATCCCGTGGCTGGAAATCGAGCCGGACGCGGTCCTGCTGGGCCGCGGGCCCGTCGCGGATCTTTTGCGGGCCCGGCCGGAAGACGACAAAGCGGGTGTCGTGCTCCGGCCGGACCTGCGGCTTCGGTGA
- a CDS encoding MerR family transcriptional regulator encodes MGATAVFTIGELSRRTGLPVKTIRFYSDEGLLPPTERTDAGYRLYDAHALARLELVRTLRELGLGLADVARALEREASVRDLAVRHVEALDEQIRRLRLRRAVLRAVAKRDSELEEVKLMNRLAQMSDEERKRLVDEFWAEMTEGLDVDPEFYERMGSAKPELPDDPSPEQLEAWLEFAELVQDPEFRRLIRGMSESHAADRSAGASTEVTQAQRDNWFAWSADARSAIDAGLGPDSPQGRELADTIAAASAGPDDDPADPAFRRALADKFASGGDPRAERYWQLLAIINGWPPIPSAQPEVGFMLAALRS; translated from the coding sequence GTGGGTGCCACCGCGGTCTTCACGATCGGCGAGCTGTCCCGGCGCACGGGACTGCCGGTCAAGACCATCCGCTTCTACTCCGACGAGGGCCTGCTCCCGCCCACGGAGCGCACCGACGCCGGCTACCGGCTGTACGACGCGCACGCGCTCGCCCGGCTGGAGCTGGTGCGGACGCTGCGTGAGCTGGGGCTCGGCCTCGCCGACGTCGCTCGCGCCCTGGAGCGCGAGGCGTCGGTGCGCGACCTGGCCGTGCGCCACGTCGAGGCCCTCGACGAACAGATCCGCAGGCTCCGGCTGCGCCGGGCCGTGCTGCGGGCGGTGGCGAAACGCGATTCCGAACTGGAGGAAGTGAAGCTGATGAACCGCCTCGCACAGATGTCCGACGAAGAGCGCAAGCGCCTCGTCGACGAGTTCTGGGCCGAGATGACCGAGGGCCTCGACGTGGACCCCGAGTTCTACGAACGCATGGGTTCGGCCAAGCCCGAGCTGCCGGACGACCCTTCGCCCGAACAGCTGGAGGCCTGGCTCGAGTTCGCCGAGCTCGTGCAGGACCCGGAGTTCCGCCGCCTGATCCGCGGCATGAGCGAAAGTCACGCGGCCGACCGCAGCGCCGGCGCATCCACCGAGGTCACGCAGGCCCAGCGCGACAACTGGTTCGCCTGGTCCGCCGACGCCCGCTCTGCCATCGACGCCGGTCTCGGCCCGGACTCACCCCAGGGCCGGGAGCTCGCCGACACCATCGCCGCAGCGTCAGCCGGCCCGGACGACGACCCCGCGGACCCGGCGTTCCGCCGCGCTCTGGCCGACAAGTTCGCCTCCGGCGGCGACCCCCGGGCCGAGCGCTACTGGCAGCTGCTGGCGATCATCAACGGCTGGCCGCCGATCCCGAGCGCCCAGCCCGAGGTCGGCTTCATGCTGGCGGCGCTGCGTTCCTGA
- a CDS encoding DUF3180 domain-containing protein gives MHFTRPRELVVAAVLGLVLVYVVFQLAYGDLPRLPTLAGVTFAVLAVIEAIMAYTIRSRIKAGRVTASIGIARSVALAKASSLAGSFMTGGWLAAFAYAFPRRDELVASVFDTRAAVVGAVCSAMLVAAALWLEHSCRTPPRDERQDSRPTTG, from the coding sequence ATGCACTTCACCCGGCCCCGTGAGCTGGTGGTGGCCGCGGTCCTCGGCCTTGTCCTGGTCTACGTCGTCTTCCAGCTCGCCTACGGTGACCTGCCCCGACTCCCGACGCTGGCAGGAGTCACGTTCGCAGTACTCGCCGTGATCGAGGCGATCATGGCTTACACGATCAGGTCGAGAATCAAGGCCGGACGGGTGACGGCGTCGATCGGCATCGCACGCTCAGTAGCGCTCGCGAAGGCGTCCTCGTTGGCCGGATCATTCATGACAGGGGGTTGGCTGGCGGCGTTCGCGTATGCTTTTCCCCGACGTGACGAACTCGTCGCCAGTGTCTTCGACACCCGTGCCGCGGTGGTCGGCGCGGTGTGCTCCGCGATGCTCGTAGCTGCGGCTTTGTGGCTCGAGCACTCCTGCCGGACCCCTCCCCGCGACGAGCGGCAGGACAGCCGTCCGACGACCGGTTAA
- a CDS encoding DUF6779 domain-containing protein, translating into MTGVGDDSRGRLLGRPWLVVGFVLAIGATLALVLSDDLRFLRLGIVAALWAALIGAFLAVRYRKHAAHSEDAVAEAQAVYELELEREIAARREYELEIEAETREAAEANSREELDALRAEVSALRESLQSLFGGEVLLERVALTAQATRMRSLNDDQRLVSAGSESKNGNGKKPAQLMAPKNPVVEVGNDRPTELMDRVLDTPGTDRRRKPANGSGQPGQHGPGQGQGPNGKPPASLNTQRTQQLARPKQNRPKPAPQPQPSSQPEPESAAARAVKAAELRAEAARRQAAAESQPTRTVAPVAPESLEETRQVPRAEVSRPGMRRVEPPVSRAEASRPDLRRVEPPVSRAEVSRPDLPRVSRQDPPTGESTAAWKPAWDASADFGERRRSSGDTPPKPREATASRTDLPPVAETPEPSQAEPSQRQPSRLEQFSRTDLSPLADSTPSTRHGAHSNSGDEPEEPANPTLPESVRSTAAKSSGGGRRRRSDDEPAETPGSPSGRRRRPDGEPPAWEGMVTERASQSRRNVPPVDAPEETPSRGRRSADPAPASGSHAAGRSVTELLAANGAAESAPRRRRRAED; encoded by the coding sequence ATGACCGGCGTGGGTGACGACTCGCGCGGCCGCCTTCTGGGTAGGCCGTGGCTAGTCGTCGGATTCGTCCTCGCCATCGGAGCCACTCTCGCACTGGTGCTCAGCGACGACCTCCGGTTCCTTCGGTTGGGAATCGTCGCAGCCCTTTGGGCCGCCTTGATCGGCGCCTTCCTCGCCGTGAGGTATCGCAAGCACGCGGCGCACAGCGAGGACGCGGTCGCCGAGGCGCAGGCGGTATACGAACTGGAACTGGAACGCGAGATCGCGGCTCGGCGTGAGTACGAGCTGGAGATCGAAGCCGAGACGAGGGAGGCCGCGGAGGCTAATTCGCGCGAAGAGCTCGATGCGCTGCGCGCCGAGGTGTCGGCGCTGCGCGAGAGCTTGCAGTCGCTGTTCGGCGGCGAGGTGCTGCTGGAACGCGTCGCGCTCACCGCGCAGGCCACGCGCATGCGTTCGCTCAACGACGACCAGCGGCTCGTGTCCGCCGGCTCGGAGTCGAAGAACGGCAACGGCAAGAAGCCCGCGCAGCTGATGGCGCCGAAGAACCCGGTGGTCGAGGTCGGCAACGACCGGCCCACCGAGCTGATGGACCGCGTGCTCGACACCCCCGGCACCGACCGGCGGCGCAAGCCGGCCAACGGCTCGGGGCAGCCGGGTCAGCACGGTCCCGGCCAGGGCCAGGGTCCGAACGGCAAGCCGCCCGCTTCGCTGAACACCCAGCGCACGCAGCAGCTCGCCCGGCCGAAGCAGAACCGGCCGAAACCGGCTCCGCAGCCGCAGCCGTCGTCCCAGCCCGAGCCCGAGTCGGCCGCCGCGCGGGCCGTGAAGGCCGCCGAGTTGCGCGCCGAAGCCGCGCGTCGCCAGGCCGCGGCCGAGTCGCAGCCGACGCGCACCGTCGCGCCGGTCGCGCCCGAGTCGCTCGAGGAGACGCGCCAGGTGCCGCGGGCCGAGGTTTCGCGCCCGGGTATGCGCCGGGTGGAGCCGCCCGTTTCGCGCGCTGAGGCGTCGCGGCCGGATCTGCGTCGCGTCGAGCCGCCGGTGTCGCGCGCCGAGGTGTCCCGGCCCGATCTGCCCCGCGTGAGCCGTCAGGACCCGCCGACCGGCGAGTCGACGGCCGCGTGGAAGCCGGCGTGGGACGCGTCCGCCGACTTCGGCGAGCGCCGCCGCTCCTCCGGTGACACTCCGCCGAAGCCTCGCGAGGCCACCGCTTCGCGCACCGATCTCCCGCCCGTGGCGGAGACCCCGGAGCCGTCGCAAGCCGAACCGAGCCAGCGCCAGCCTTCGCGCCTGGAGCAGTTCTCGCGCACGGACTTGTCGCCCCTGGCCGACTCCACACCCTCGACGCGACACGGCGCCCACTCGAACTCGGGTGACGAACCGGAGGAGCCGGCCAACCCGACCTTGCCGGAGTCGGTCCGCAGCACCGCCGCCAAGAGCTCTGGCGGTGGCCGCCGCCGCCGCTCCGACGACGAGCCGGCCGAAACGCCGGGCTCGCCGTCCGGCCGCCGCCGTCGCCCGGACGGCGAACCCCCCGCGTGGGAAGGCATGGTCACCGAGCGGGCTTCGCAGAGCCGCCGCAACGTGCCCCCCGTGGACGCCCCCGAGGAAACCCCCTCCCGCGGCCGCCGCTCCGCCGACCCCGCGCCGGCGAGCGGCTCCCACGCGGCCGGCCGGTCGGTCACGGAACTCCTGGCCGCCAACGGTGCCGCGGAATCCGCGCCGCGCCGTCGTCGTCGAGCAGAGGACTGA